The following are encoded together in the Pleurocapsa sp. FMAR1 genome:
- a CDS encoding efflux RND transporter periplasmic adaptor subunit, with translation MIYLKKPRFISASLIRATSYAVAITLLSIGVGGCGGGKQKEANANKPQAIPVKLKTIESATVIDSSKYVGSLEARERVTLAPRVEGRIINIYATQGDRVSKGNPIVELKPTQEQDNVNAATQTVNVQKAKLGQVQAALSTAEANRAGAAADVETAKANLQDSQAQVQLAKINIKRTRFLVKNGAQAQQNLDNQNSTLKTSIAQRNSQQATLNAKIESLKASEKQIDQARANVDGQYASIKQAEAQLSSTSQNLAYNQIEAPIDGVVGNFDNKKVGDYVSAGQQLTTITNNQSFDLNINIPVEYRDRLKLGLSVETINNDGNQGVEGKITYIAPLVNQNTQSVLTKVTFVNKASLKDKEYVQVRVIWNKKPGVLVPTTAISTMGGQDFVYVAKKGNPQEKKDTKSSAKKVNPQGKNDAKSSGTSLMAQQQPIKLGNIQGQDYQVISGLRAGDRIAVSNLLNLKDGTAIMPAKSAQKQQAVSEASSK, from the coding sequence ATGATTTATCTAAAAAAGCCTCGATTTATATCTGCTTCTTTAATACGTGCAACTAGCTATGCCGTAGCTATTACTTTACTATCTATTGGTGTTGGGGGTTGTGGTGGCGGCAAACAAAAAGAAGCTAACGCTAACAAGCCCCAGGCGATTCCTGTTAAATTAAAAACCATAGAATCAGCAACAGTAATTGACAGTAGCAAGTATGTCGGTTCTTTAGAGGCTAGAGAGCGAGTCACCTTGGCACCTCGTGTCGAAGGGAGAATCATCAATATCTATGCTACTCAGGGAGATCGCGTTAGCAAAGGAAATCCTATTGTCGAGCTTAAACCAACTCAAGAGCAAGATAACGTCAACGCTGCTACTCAAACCGTTAATGTTCAAAAAGCAAAATTAGGTCAAGTTCAAGCTGCATTGAGTACAGCAGAAGCCAATCGCGCTGGTGCTGCTGCCGACGTAGAGACTGCTAAAGCCAACCTTCAGGATTCACAGGCACAAGTACAACTGGCGAAAATTAATATTAAGCGAACCAGATTTTTAGTAAAAAACGGCGCACAGGCTCAACAAAATTTAGATAACCAAAATAGCACTCTCAAAACCAGTATTGCCCAGCGCAATTCTCAGCAAGCAACTCTCAATGCCAAAATAGAGTCGCTTAAGGCATCAGAAAAACAAATAGACCAAGCCAGAGCCAATGTGGATGGACAATATGCATCTATTAAGCAGGCAGAAGCTCAATTAAGCTCTACAAGTCAAAATTTAGCCTACAATCAAATCGAGGCACCCATAGATGGCGTTGTGGGCAATTTTGATAACAAGAAAGTTGGTGATTATGTTAGTGCTGGTCAACAGTTGACCACCATCACCAACAATCAAAGCTTCGATCTCAATATTAATATACCTGTTGAATATCGCGATCGCCTTAAGCTAGGACTATCAGTAGAGACCATTAATAATGATGGTAACCAAGGAGTCGAAGGAAAAATTACTTATATAGCCCCGTTAGTTAACCAAAATACTCAATCTGTTCTGACTAAAGTTACTTTTGTCAATAAAGCAAGTCTTAAAGATAAAGAATATGTGCAGGTTAGAGTAATTTGGAATAAAAAACCAGGGGTATTAGTTCCAACTACCGCTATATCTACTATGGGAGGGCAAGATTTTGTTTATGTTGCCAAAAAAGGCAATCCTCAAGAAAAAAAGGATACCAAGTCTTCAGCCAAAAAGGTCAATCCTCAAGGAAAAAATGATGCTAAGTCTTCTGGCACATCCTTAATGGCACAGCAACAACCAATTAAGTTAGGCAACATTCAGGGACAAGACTATCAAGTTATCTCTGGTCTTAGAGCAGGAGACAGAATTGCCGTTTCTAATCTCCTTAATCTTAAAGATGGCACAGCTATTATGCCTGCTAAGTCTGCCCAGAAACAACAGGCTGTTTCTGAAGCGAGTAGCAAATAG
- a CDS encoding efflux RND transporter permease subunit: protein MSISSPFIKRPVLTTVCTIVIVLLGAICVALLPLDKLPQIAPKQITVSANYVGANSKNTVDNVTTVLEREINGTQDVKWIDSNSDSNGNATINVSFPTEKDINTAQVLVQNRVAQAQPNLPQTVTATGVTTEKQSPSITLVYSFYSEKNEAGEYYYDPVFLYNYVDRQIWNELKRIEGVGSLRAIGSATYSMRIWLDPNKLAARGLTSSDVVDAISNQNFEVGTGGVGRQPEPSSQQYELPLEVDGRFTTAEEAEDIVVQVGSDGTLITVGDVGRAELGVENYFTKAIFNGQDPAIALVINQLPGTNALDTASAIKAKMAELKANFPRGLKTAVVTDNTLFINASLKDILVSLVQAIALVILIIFIFLQDWRITLIPAVAIPVSLIGAMIGLKALGFTLNQLTLFACVLATGLVVDDGIVVIEAVVGKLSQGMRPVQAASDAMEELAGAVFSTSIVLLVVFIPVTFFPGTTGIVYKQFGITIAFAIAFSFFNAVTFSPAMSGVFLRPAQPVKGPVGWLFRRFDRGFNWVTGRYRGLIEFLIGIKLVVIAVFIGSLVLTGWVYLSLPQGFVPDEDQGYFISIIEAPPGVSLDYTHNITQQVAKIVMGYQEVQSSVGLSGFSFEGQNSNKAIVFAKLRPWDERSGSSGSVFGLLQKVNQQFQQEIGDARVIAVNAPPVDGLSNFGGSEIYIEDRQDKGMDALISNTQQVLAAANKRPEIAQAITTFTFDSPLLKADIDRSKANAQNVDVSEIIGTLQTYLGSNYVNQFVLGDRLYRVYAQAEAADRASPSDIDSLYVRSRDGNLIQMSDLLKPQRTSYPPIVTHYNVYPAIKLNVAPAPGYSSGQLIKAMEKVTAATLQPGFGYEWTNTAAEQKSSGNAAPLVFGLSFVMVFLVLAAQYESYIDPLIIMLTVPLAILGALGAVWLRATFLQAGGVYPVLNNNIYVQVGLVMLIGIASKNAILIVEFANQNRDLGMNITKASIFASEQRFRPIVMTAIAAILGFTPLMIASGAGAVSRWSLGTAVFGGLVVATVLSLIFVPILYIVIKDFEESFLGGGRKSKTRKRENEDRESNDNNHNGSNTREMQENQLE from the coding sequence ATGTCCATCTCATCCCCATTTATTAAGCGTCCCGTCCTAACTACCGTCTGTACAATTGTGATTGTGCTGTTGGGGGCTATTTGTGTAGCATTACTGCCTTTAGATAAACTACCTCAAATTGCTCCTAAGCAAATTACGGTGAGTGCTAATTATGTAGGTGCAAACTCTAAAAATACCGTAGATAATGTAACTACCGTATTAGAGCGAGAAATTAACGGTACGCAAGACGTAAAGTGGATCGACTCCAACAGCGACAGTAACGGCAACGCAACCATTAATGTATCTTTTCCGACTGAAAAAGATATTAATACCGCTCAGGTATTAGTGCAGAATCGAGTTGCTCAGGCACAGCCAAATTTACCCCAAACCGTAACTGCTACTGGAGTAACTACCGAAAAACAATCTCCAAGTATTACCTTGGTTTATAGTTTCTATTCGGAAAAAAATGAAGCAGGGGAATATTATTACGACCCTGTATTTCTCTATAACTATGTTGATCGCCAGATCTGGAACGAACTCAAGCGAATTGAAGGGGTAGGAAGTCTCAGGGCAATTGGCTCGGCGACTTATTCAATGAGGATTTGGCTCGATCCCAATAAGCTAGCTGCCAGGGGATTAACTTCTAGCGATGTGGTTGATGCGATTTCTAATCAAAACTTTGAAGTCGGTACAGGAGGTGTGGGCAGACAACCAGAACCAAGTTCACAACAATACGAACTACCTTTAGAAGTTGATGGACGATTTACTACTGCCGAAGAAGCAGAAGATATAGTTGTCCAGGTAGGAAGCGACGGGACACTCATCACAGTTGGAGATGTGGGACGAGCCGAACTAGGAGTAGAAAATTACTTTACCAAAGCTATATTTAATGGTCAAGACCCCGCTATCGCCTTGGTTATTAATCAGCTTCCTGGGACAAATGCTTTAGATACTGCCTCAGCGATAAAAGCGAAAATGGCAGAATTGAAAGCAAATTTTCCTAGAGGTTTAAAAACAGCAGTTGTTACAGATAATACCCTATTTATTAATGCTTCTCTCAAAGACATATTAGTATCTTTAGTACAGGCGATCGCCCTAGTAATCTTAATTATCTTTATCTTTCTTCAGGACTGGCGCATTACTTTGATTCCCGCCGTCGCTATTCCTGTATCTCTAATTGGGGCAATGATTGGCTTAAAGGCTTTGGGATTTACCCTCAATCAGTTGACCTTATTTGCTTGTGTACTAGCAACGGGTTTGGTGGTAGATGATGGAATTGTGGTTATTGAGGCGGTAGTGGGCAAATTATCTCAGGGAATGCGTCCCGTACAGGCAGCTTCAGATGCCATGGAAGAATTGGCGGGAGCGGTATTTTCTACCTCTATAGTTTTATTAGTTGTATTTATCCCCGTGACTTTCTTTCCTGGTACGACGGGAATTGTTTATAAACAATTTGGCATAACGATCGCTTTTGCGATCGCTTTTTCTTTCTTTAATGCTGTAACCTTTTCTCCTGCCATGTCAGGGGTATTTCTCCGTCCCGCCCAACCCGTAAAAGGACCAGTAGGATGGCTATTTCGCCGTTTCGATCGTGGTTTTAACTGGGTAACAGGACGTTACAGAGGTTTAATTGAATTTCTGATTGGCATCAAGCTAGTGGTCATCGCCGTATTTATTGGCAGTTTGGTGCTGACGGGTTGGGTTTATCTCAGCTTGCCTCAAGGATTCGTTCCCGATGAAGACCAGGGTTATTTCATATCTATCATTGAGGCACCCCCTGGAGTTTCTTTGGACTACACCCACAACATTACCCAGCAAGTAGCGAAGATAGTTATGGGATATCAGGAGGTGCAGAGTTCTGTGGGACTATCGGGATTTTCTTTTGAAGGTCAAAACAGCAATAAAGCAATCGTGTTCGCCAAGCTTCGTCCTTGGGATGAGCGATCTGGGAGTTCTGGCTCGGTGTTTGGACTACTGCAAAAAGTAAATCAGCAATTCCAACAAGAAATTGGCGATGCTAGAGTAATTGCCGTTAATGCTCCTCCTGTCGATGGTTTGAGTAACTTTGGTGGTTCGGAAATTTATATCGAAGACCGTCAGGATAAGGGAATGGATGCCCTCATTAGTAATACTCAACAGGTGCTGGCAGCAGCCAACAAAAGACCAGAAATTGCTCAAGCAATAACTACCTTTACCTTTGATAGCCCGCTGCTCAAAGCAGACATCGATCGCAGTAAAGCCAACGCGCAAAATGTGGATGTCAGCGAAATTATCGGTACTCTACAAACCTATCTCGGTTCTAACTATGTTAATCAGTTTGTCCTGGGTGACAGGCTATATCGGGTATACGCCCAGGCAGAAGCAGCAGATCGCGCCAGCCCCAGTGATATTGACAGTCTTTACGTGCGATCGCGCGATGGAAATTTAATTCAAATGAGCGATCTATTGAAGCCTCAGCGAACTTCCTATCCCCCGATTGTGACCCACTACAACGTCTATCCAGCGATTAAGCTCAACGTTGCCCCTGCCCCTGGCTACAGTTCTGGACAGTTGATTAAAGCCATGGAGAAGGTGACAGCAGCTACTCTGCAACCTGGTTTTGGTTACGAATGGACAAACACCGCTGCCGAACAAAAAAGCTCTGGCAATGCTGCACCTTTGGTGTTTGGCTTGAGTTTTGTGATGGTTTTCTTGGTACTGGCAGCACAATATGAAAGCTATATTGACCCGCTAATTATTATGCTCACCGTGCCTCTAGCTATCTTGGGTGCATTGGGTGCAGTCTGGCTGAGGGCAACTTTTTTGCAGGCTGGAGGCGTTTATCCCGTTCTCAATAACAATATTTATGTTCAGGTAGGACTGGTGATGCTGATCGGCATTGCCAGTAAAAATGCGATTTTAATTGTAGAATTTGCCAATCAAAACCGCGATTTGGGCATGAATATCACCAAAGCTTCTATTTTCGCTTCCGAACAGCGTTTTCGACCAATTGTGATGACGGCGATCGCTGCTATATTAGGCTTTACGCCTCTAATGATTGCTAGCGGTGCAGGTGCCGTAAGTCGCTGGTCTTTGGGAACTGCGGTATTTGGTGGACTGGTAGTGGCAACTGTCTTGAGTTTAATCTTTGTACCTATTCTCTATATTGTTATTAAGGACTTTGAAGAGTCTTTTTTAGGAGGGGGAAGAAAAAGCAAGACTAGAAAACGGGAAAACGAGGATCGAGAATCAAATGATAATAATCACAATGGCAGCAATACTAGAGAAATGCAGGAGAATCAACTTGAGTAG
- a CDS encoding DUF2231 domain-containing protein yields the protein MNALELHNTLNLNDSNLPYPDPMHPIVVHFVIAMVFMAFFCDVVGYFFNQRHLHEVSFWNLFVATGAIFVAILFGQFEAGLATPYPAAQPVLNVHTIIGWSLGGILALITGWRFVIRYRNPLKVPPSYLGAATFLISIVSLQVFLGTQLVWEYGLHVKPVVEAMNKGIIK from the coding sequence ATGAATGCTCTAGAATTACATAATACTCTAAACCTCAATGACTCCAACTTACCTTATCCAGACCCCATGCATCCGATTGTGGTTCACTTTGTAATCGCGATGGTGTTTATGGCTTTTTTTTGCGATGTTGTCGGCTATTTTTTTAATCAACGACATTTGCATGAAGTAAGTTTCTGGAATCTATTTGTCGCTACTGGGGCGATTTTTGTGGCAATTTTATTTGGTCAGTTTGAGGCTGGATTGGCGACTCCCTATCCAGCAGCACAGCCTGTATTAAATGTGCATACCATAATTGGTTGGTCGTTAGGAGGAATTTTGGCTTTAATTACTGGTTGGCGATTCGTTATTCGCTACCGTAATCCTTTAAAAGTTCCTCCTTCTTATCTTGGTGCTGCAACTTTCTTAATCAGTATAGTAAGTCTCCAAGTATTTTTGGGAACGCAGCTAGTTTGGGAATACGGACTTCACGTTAAGCCTGTAGTCGAAGCCATGAATAAAGGCATAATCAAATGA
- a CDS encoding DUF2231 domain-containing protein: MNSELINQLQQLGINLGANGLPYKLPIHPILVHFTLGLFIIGIIFDLAGTFFALEKPILKFLDLPTLRSNFYTVGYYNVLASAGITFFTVTAAFLEIMLAQPPIDEKSAWGLGAGTTMILHGLGGVLLLFAIAAMTVWRGLQRYRWRKGKSREVVWSYLLIGVGILGFMYVHGTLGAHLGGDFGFHNTAGNLLKEGLNPNILLKENL; this comes from the coding sequence ATGAACTCAGAACTAATTAACCAGCTACAGCAGTTAGGCATTAATTTAGGGGCTAACGGGCTACCCTACAAACTGCCCATCCACCCGATTTTGGTTCATTTTACTCTGGGTCTATTTATTATCGGCATTATTTTCGATCTGGCGGGAACTTTTTTCGCTTTAGAAAAGCCAATTCTCAAATTTTTAGATTTGCCTACCTTGCGTTCTAACTTTTATACCGTAGGCTATTACAATGTTTTGGCTTCAGCGGGAATCACTTTCTTCACCGTTACCGCAGCTTTTTTAGAAATTATGCTGGCGCAACCCCCTATAGATGAGAAAAGTGCTTGGGGATTGGGAGCGGGTACAACCATGATTCTACATGGTCTGGGCGGAGTTCTACTATTATTTGCGATCGCAGCGATGACGGTTTGGAGAGGACTACAGCGTTATCGCTGGCGTAAGGGAAAGTCAAGAGAAGTTGTCTGGTCTTATTTGCTAATTGGTGTGGGAATTTTAGGCTTTATGTACGTTCACGGCACGTTAGGAGCGCATTTGGGTGGTGATTTTGGGTTTCACAACACTGCTGGTAATTTACTCAAAGAAGGGTTAAATCCTAATATTTTACTGAAGGAAAACCTTTAA
- a CDS encoding cytochrome c oxidase subunit II: MTKIFEYILMAVGMVVIIVVSYWLGQTSYSWMPIEASTDAKYIDDLFSFLVTMASVIFLGVMGMLIYSLIFYRAESGDYTEGHAYRHNWKLEVVWLVVPTALVLWIGVYSFNIYTRMEISGPKKLLASTAEPAYMEVVDRDNTNGSTATIGVVAKQWAWDFHYPNQKTTHELHLPVNQRVRLMLQSEDVLHGFYVPEFRIKQDIIPTRDIAFQFVPTRVGKYKLHDSQLSGTYFAINEADVYVDTAEDYQKWLAEVTADISDFNLAATEYTNSQKRAFNSHYPTVIPAQSSQIALENNSAEIAN; this comes from the coding sequence ATGACCAAAATTTTTGAATACATTTTGATGGCTGTGGGAATGGTAGTAATTATTGTAGTTAGCTACTGGCTGGGGCAAACATCCTACTCCTGGATGCCCATTGAAGCATCTACAGATGCCAAATACATTGATGATTTGTTTAGCTTCCTTGTAACCATGGCATCGGTTATTTTTTTGGGAGTTATGGGAATGCTGATCTATTCGCTGATTTTCTATCGTGCTGAGTCTGGAGACTATACCGAGGGACACGCCTATAGACATAATTGGAAATTAGAAGTTGTTTGGCTGGTTGTTCCCACAGCACTCGTGTTATGGATTGGCGTTTACAGCTTTAATATCTATACCCGTATGGAAATCTCTGGTCCTAAAAAGCTATTAGCATCGACAGCCGAACCAGCTTACATGGAGGTAGTGGATCGAGACAATACTAATGGGTCAACCGCAACAATCGGCGTAGTGGCAAAGCAATGGGCTTGGGATTTCCACTATCCTAATCAAAAAACAACTCATGAGCTGCACCTACCAGTCAACCAAAGGGTTCGCCTGATGCTACAGTCAGAAGATGTGCTGCATGGTTTTTACGTACCTGAATTTCGGATTAAGCAGGACATTATCCCCACCCGCGATATTGCCTTTCAATTTGTTCCTACCCGCGTCGGTAAATATAAGCTGCACGATTCTCAGTTAAGCGGCACTTATTTCGCCATAAATGAAGCAGATGTCTATGTCGATACAGCGGAAGATTATCAAAAATGGCTAGCCGAAGTAACTGCCGATATCTCTGATTTTAACTTAGCAGCCACAGAATACACTAACTCGCAAAAAAGAGCTTTTAACAGTCATTATCCTACGGTTATTCCTGCTCAAAGTAGCCAGATTGCTCTAGAGAACAATTCTGCTGAAATAGCCAATTAA
- a CDS encoding cytochrome c oxidase subunit I: MTNNPSHGVIAPEYKASLSESEKNWGRYFSFSIDHKVIGVQYVTTAFTFFLISGLLAMIVRAELITPASDLVDRPFYNALFTIHGTVMIFLWIIPSIVGLSNYAVPLMIGAKDMAFPKLNAIGFWIIPPAGILLISSFFLPSGSAQAGWWSYPPLSIQNPSGNLLNGELFWVLSIFLLGVSSIMAAVNFVATIVWLRAPGMSYFRLPIFVWTVLTAQLMQLIYLPALTGVAIMLLCDITIGTNFFEPSADGDPVLYQHLFWFYSHPTVYVWALPAFGIFSEIIPAFSRNPLFGYRSVAIATISFVPTTGIVWVHHMFASGTPEWLRIIFMFTTELVAIPTGIKVFAWTATIWKGKLHLETPMLFAFGGVVMFLFAGITGVMLGAMPFDLHANNTYFVVGHFHYIVYNTITMALFAAIYYWFPKVSGRMYSEGWGKVHFWLTFIGANLCFFPMLPLGLQGMLRRISSYDPQYAGWNIVASLGSFLLGVSILPFIANIVSSWLQGAKATKNPWLATGLEWTTSSPPIEENFEEIPIVDSPPYDYGKAKYSDPRLANE; this comes from the coding sequence ATGACTAACAATCCTTCTCATGGCGTTATTGCTCCCGAATATAAAGCTTCTCTCAGCGAATCGGAAAAAAACTGGGGACGCTACTTTAGCTTTAGCATCGATCATAAGGTCATTGGCGTTCAATATGTAACAACTGCTTTTACTTTCTTTCTGATTTCTGGCTTGTTGGCAATGATCGTGCGCGCCGAATTAATTACCCCCGCATCGGATCTAGTCGATCGCCCTTTCTATAATGCTTTGTTTACCATCCACGGTACGGTGATGATTTTCTTGTGGATCATACCTTCGATAGTAGGCTTATCTAATTACGCCGTGCCGCTGATGATTGGTGCCAAGGATATGGCGTTTCCCAAATTAAATGCGATCGGCTTTTGGATTATTCCCCCTGCGGGGATACTCTTAATTTCCAGTTTTTTCTTGCCTAGCGGTTCAGCACAGGCAGGCTGGTGGAGTTATCCGCCTTTGAGTATTCAAAATCCCTCGGGAAACTTGCTTAATGGCGAACTCTTTTGGGTTCTGAGTATTTTTCTATTGGGTGTCTCCTCAATTATGGCAGCAGTCAACTTTGTGGCAACAATTGTTTGGTTGCGTGCGCCTGGAATGTCCTATTTTCGCCTGCCGATCTTTGTTTGGACGGTTTTAACGGCTCAGTTGATGCAGTTGATTTATCTACCTGCTTTGACGGGGGTAGCGATTATGTTGCTCTGCGATATTACTATCGGCACTAACTTTTTTGAACCATCGGCAGATGGCGATCCCGTTCTCTACCAGCACCTATTTTGGTTTTACTCCCACCCCACTGTCTATGTCTGGGCATTGCCAGCATTTGGCATATTTTCGGAAATAATTCCCGCTTTTAGCCGTAACCCTCTATTTGGCTATCGTTCGGTGGCGATCGCCACAATTAGTTTTGTACCTACAACTGGTATTGTCTGGGTACATCATATGTTTGCCAGCGGGACACCAGAATGGCTCAGGATAATATTCATGTTTACCACAGAGCTTGTGGCGATACCGACGGGAATCAAAGTTTTTGCCTGGACGGCTACCATCTGGAAGGGCAAGCTGCATCTAGAAACCCCGATGCTGTTTGCTTTCGGTGGTGTGGTTATGTTTTTGTTTGCAGGTATAACTGGGGTGATGCTAGGGGCGATGCCTTTTGACCTCCACGCAAACAATACCTATTTTGTCGTGGGACACTTCCACTACATTGTCTATAACACCATTACTATGGCACTGTTTGCTGCTATTTACTATTGGTTTCCTAAAGTTTCGGGACGGATGTATTCCGAGGGTTGGGGTAAAGTGCATTTCTGGCTGACCTTTATTGGTGCTAATCTCTGTTTCTTTCCCATGCTTCCTTTGGGTTTACAGGGAATGCTGCGTCGTATATCTTCTTACGATCCACAATATGCAGGTTGGAATATCGTTGCTAGTTTAGGCTCTTTTCTTCTGGGAGTTTCGATCCTGCCCTTTATAGCTAATATTGTCAGCTCTTGGCTACAGGGAGCCAAAGCTACTAAAAATCCTTGGTTAGCTACAGGACTAGAGTGGACAACTTCTTCTCCGCCAATTGAAGAAAACTTTGAAGAGATTCCGATTGTGGACTCGCCACCCTATGATTATGGCAAAGCTAAATATTCTGACCCACGGCTAGCTAATGAGTAA
- a CDS encoding cytochrome c oxidase subunit 3, producing the protein MSSSTPNPQKVQDESPFPESLRKYIPSWLRKFLPAGGGDHHREEEKTLFGFLSFLISESFIFLGFILSTIALRLTSADWLPPGVKGPEISTMTIISSVVLLSSSIVIYFAERALKEDKLWQFRLLWLLTILMGSFFLYAEISEWLGNDFGPSTGMVGSTYYLLTGFHGLHVTAGIILLTIMLLRSFIPRIYRDGHYGLTAISLFWHFVDVLWIFLFSLIYLW; encoded by the coding sequence ATGTCAAGTTCTACCCCCAATCCTCAAAAAGTCCAAGATGAAAGTCCATTTCCTGAGAGTCTGCGAAAATATATACCCTCGTGGCTACGGAAGTTTTTGCCAGCAGGCGGGGGAGATCATCATCGAGAAGAGGAAAAAACTCTTTTTGGCTTTCTTTCTTTTTTAATTTCCGAGAGCTTTATTTTTTTGGGTTTTATCCTTAGTACGATCGCTTTGCGCTTGACCTCTGCTGATTGGCTACCGCCTGGAGTCAAAGGTCCAGAGATCTCTACCATGACGATTATTTCTTCGGTAGTGCTGCTTTCTAGCAGTATTGTGATTTATTTTGCCGAACGCGCTCTCAAAGAAGATAAGCTCTGGCAATTTCGCCTACTGTGGCTGCTGACAATATTGATGGGTTCTTTCTTTCTTTACGCAGAGATCTCTGAATGGCTCGGTAATGATTTTGGACCTTCGACGGGAATGGTCGGCTCGACCTATTATTTATTGACTGGCTTTCACGGACTGCACGTTACTGCTGGCATTATTTTACTGACCATCATGCTGCTCCGCTCTTTTATTCCCCGTATTTATCGAGATGGTCATTATGGGTTAACGGCAATTTCTTTGTTCTGGCACTTTGTTGATGTACTTTGGATCTTCCTGTTTTCTCTGATTTATCTTTGGTAA